One genomic region from Streptomyces sp. NBC_01431 encodes:
- a CDS encoding thiolase family protein: MSIRDVYIVDAVRTPIGKFGGALAGVRPDDLAAHVVRSLVDRTPELDPARIDDVYFGDANGAGEDNRDVARMAVLLAGLPVSVPGVTVNRLCGSGLEAVIQAARAIAVGDASVAVAGGVESMSRAPWVMQKPERAFPAGHQQMYSTTLGWRMTNPELPAEWTVALGEGAELIADKHGITREQQDAFALDSHRKAAEAWAKGLYDGEVVPYEGVALLRDECIRESSTPETLARLKPVFRKDGSVTAGNASPLNDGAAALLLVDEEGLRATGREPLARIRSSAVTGIEPQLFGLGPVEAVRRALAKAGKGFGDLTTFELNEAFAAQSLGCLAEWPGLDPAVVNPRGGAIAIGHPLGASGARLAGAVAHQLAAAGSGTGLAALCIGVGQGLALVLER; the protein is encoded by the coding sequence ATGAGCATCCGCGACGTGTACATCGTCGACGCCGTCCGCACCCCGATCGGCAAGTTCGGGGGTGCGCTCGCCGGAGTCCGGCCCGACGACCTCGCCGCCCATGTGGTCAGGTCGCTGGTGGACCGCACCCCGGAGCTCGACCCGGCCCGCATCGACGACGTGTACTTCGGCGACGCGAACGGCGCGGGCGAGGACAACCGCGACGTGGCCAGGATGGCCGTGCTGCTCGCCGGACTCCCCGTCTCGGTGCCCGGCGTCACCGTCAACCGGCTCTGCGGATCCGGACTCGAAGCCGTCATCCAGGCGGCCCGCGCCATCGCCGTCGGTGACGCGTCGGTGGCCGTCGCGGGCGGCGTCGAGTCCATGTCCCGCGCCCCCTGGGTGATGCAGAAGCCCGAACGCGCCTTCCCCGCGGGCCATCAGCAGATGTACTCGACCACCCTCGGCTGGCGCATGACCAACCCCGAGCTGCCCGCCGAGTGGACGGTCGCGCTCGGCGAGGGCGCCGAACTCATCGCGGACAAGCACGGCATCACCCGCGAACAGCAGGACGCCTTCGCCCTGGACAGCCATCGCAAGGCCGCCGAGGCCTGGGCCAAGGGCCTGTACGACGGAGAGGTCGTCCCGTACGAGGGCGTCGCCCTGCTCCGCGACGAATGCATCCGCGAGTCCTCCACCCCGGAGACCCTCGCCCGCCTCAAGCCGGTCTTCCGCAAGGACGGTTCGGTGACTGCGGGCAATGCCTCACCGCTCAACGACGGGGCCGCGGCCCTGCTCCTGGTCGACGAGGAGGGGCTGCGGGCCACCGGCCGCGAGCCGCTCGCCCGCATCCGCAGCTCGGCGGTGACCGGCATCGAGCCGCAGCTCTTCGGGCTCGGCCCGGTCGAAGCGGTGCGCCGGGCGCTCGCCAAGGCGGGCAAGGGGTTCGGCGACCTCACCACCTTCGAGCTGAACGAGGCGTTCGCCGCGCAGTCGCTCGGCTGCCTCGCCGAATGGCCCGGACTCGACCCCGCCGTGGTCAACCCGCGCGGCGGCGCCATCGCCATCGGACACCCGCTGGGCGCGTCCGGTGCACGCCTCGCCGGGGCCGTCGCCCACCAGCTCGCGGCCGCGGGATCCGGTACCGGCCTGGCCGCGCTCTGCATTGGCGTGGGCCAGGGCCTCGCCCTCGTCCTTGAGCGCTGA
- a CDS encoding alpha/beta fold hydrolase encodes MQLNTRIWGEGDRVALLVHGIMADHRTWRKVGPALAERGYRVIAVDLRGHGASGRGEYTADLFADDLVETLPTGAELAIGHSLGGLSLALAAERLRPARAVYSDPAWHLNSLQESVSPELFVQFKSVTRAMVAALNPRWEAEDVDVELETLKVWDENTARGLAGIFGSDRAPARAVVPSLVQFADASFLYEAAEAARLTARGFEVRTVKGAGHTIHRDDFEGFMASLDGWI; translated from the coding sequence ATGCAGCTCAACACCCGCATCTGGGGAGAGGGCGACCGTGTCGCGCTCCTGGTTCACGGGATCATGGCCGACCACCGCACCTGGCGGAAGGTCGGGCCCGCGCTAGCCGAGCGGGGCTACCGTGTCATCGCGGTGGACCTGCGCGGCCACGGCGCGAGCGGGCGCGGCGAGTACACCGCCGACCTCTTCGCGGACGACCTCGTCGAAACCCTGCCGACCGGCGCCGAGTTGGCGATAGGGCATTCCCTCGGCGGGCTCTCCCTGGCACTGGCCGCCGAACGGCTGCGCCCGGCGCGCGCGGTGTACTCGGATCCCGCCTGGCACCTCAACTCCCTTCAGGAGAGCGTCAGTCCGGAGCTCTTCGTCCAGTTCAAGTCGGTCACCCGGGCGATGGTCGCGGCGCTCAATCCGCGCTGGGAGGCCGAGGACGTCGACGTCGAGCTGGAAACGCTGAAGGTCTGGGACGAGAACACCGCGCGCGGCCTGGCCGGGATATTCGGCTCGGACCGGGCCCCCGCACGAGCCGTCGTGCCCTCACTCGTGCAGTTCGCCGACGCGAGCTTCCTGTACGAGGCCGCCGAGGCGGCCCGCCTCACGGCCCGCGGATTCGAAGTCCGCACCGTCAAGGGGGCAGGGCACACCATCCACCGCGACGACTTCGAGGGCTTCATGGCCTCGCTCGACGGCTGGATCTGA
- a CDS encoding LacI family DNA-binding transcriptional regulator: MSQTPKQPADRPVPTSADVARLAGVSRATVSYVLNNTSAVRISEPTRARVRAAAEELGYVPHAAARSLRAGHTRIVLLPTAHIPVGPLYSRFFNELQWELRRLDYTVVQYGSLGLGADEAARAWAELRPVAVVTLGEIELTPQGVQLLKRSGARAVITLGPQRVEGAHALVMDQREIGRSAVGHLLERGRRRIGVLIPAEDGLDFFSRPRLAGAREAVHGTDAVVEPVAMAYEEEAAAQLAGCWRELGLDAVFAYNDEYAMLLMRALQDADIDVPGEVSVIGADDLLLGRLLRPPLSTVHVEMVTGRHLAELVDRVVRDPDGAPERHDLMGARAVPRESS, encoded by the coding sequence ATGAGCCAGACACCGAAGCAGCCTGCCGACCGCCCCGTACCGACCAGCGCCGACGTGGCCCGCCTGGCCGGGGTCTCCCGGGCGACCGTGAGCTACGTGCTCAACAACACCTCGGCCGTGCGGATCAGCGAACCGACCCGGGCCCGGGTCCGCGCCGCCGCCGAGGAACTCGGCTATGTGCCGCACGCCGCGGCCCGCAGCCTGCGCGCCGGGCACACCCGGATCGTGCTGCTGCCCACCGCGCACATTCCGGTGGGCCCGCTCTACAGCCGGTTCTTCAACGAGCTCCAGTGGGAGCTGCGCCGGCTCGACTACACGGTCGTCCAGTACGGCAGCCTCGGGCTCGGCGCGGACGAGGCGGCTCGCGCCTGGGCCGAGCTGCGGCCGGTCGCCGTCGTGACGCTGGGCGAGATCGAACTGACCCCGCAGGGCGTCCAGCTCCTCAAGCGCTCCGGGGCCCGCGCGGTGATAACGCTCGGCCCGCAGCGCGTCGAGGGCGCGCACGCACTCGTGATGGACCAGCGCGAGATCGGCCGGAGCGCGGTCGGCCATCTGCTCGAACGGGGCCGGCGCCGCATCGGCGTACTGATCCCCGCCGAGGACGGGCTCGACTTCTTCTCCCGGCCGCGCCTGGCCGGAGCCCGCGAGGCCGTGCACGGAACGGACGCCGTGGTTGAGCCCGTGGCGATGGCGTACGAGGAGGAAGCAGCGGCCCAACTGGCAGGGTGTTGGCGGGAGTTGGGGCTGGACGCGGTGTTCGCGTACAACGACGAGTACGCGATGCTGCTGATGCGGGCCCTCCAGGACGCTGACATCGATGTCCCCGGCGAGGTGTCGGTGATCGGCGCCGACGACCTCCTGCTGGGCAGACTCCTGCGCCCCCCGCTGAGTACCGTCCACGTGGAGATGGTGACCGGCCGCCACCTGGCCGAGCTGGTAGACCGGGTGGTCCGCGACCCGGACGGCGCGCCGGAACGTCACGATCTGATGGGCGCACGGGCGGTGCCCCGGGAATCGAGCTGA
- a CDS encoding ROK family transcriptional regulator translates to MTSSDEGGDLPWNPQRQRSSNERLLLDRLRTGGPASRAQLARDTGLSKPTVSSALASLELAGLVREAGTMIPDRGRAAVLYAPDPTAGYALGIDIGRAWLRVALADLDGTVVARSEVRNHARTSATMADLVVSSAHQLVAGSGVDADKIAQAVVGTPGVYDAEKRRVRYAQHLPGWGRPGLFDQMRERLGIPLAVHNDANLAALGEYTFGVGAGSRLFVYVMVGTGLGMGVVSEGQLFTGAHGGAGEIGFLPWPGRQKPDTLEGAVSGDAVVEAARSLGMAGPLTAKDVFDAARAGTRPAVKAVQLEGERLAHTVAVVAAVLDPDLVVLGGGVGHSADLLLRTVRDTLRALTPLRPKVAPSSLGEDAVLLGAVATALGTARDVAFDRRSAH, encoded by the coding sequence ATGACCAGCAGCGACGAGGGTGGCGACCTGCCCTGGAACCCGCAGCGGCAGCGCAGCTCCAACGAGCGCCTGCTGCTGGATCGGCTGCGCACCGGGGGCCCCGCCTCACGGGCCCAGCTGGCGCGGGACACCGGTCTGTCGAAGCCCACCGTGTCGAGCGCGCTGGCCTCGCTGGAACTCGCGGGACTGGTCCGCGAGGCGGGCACGATGATCCCCGACCGGGGCCGGGCCGCCGTGCTCTACGCCCCCGATCCGACCGCGGGTTACGCGCTGGGCATCGACATCGGCCGGGCCTGGCTGCGGGTCGCCCTCGCCGACCTCGACGGCACGGTCGTGGCCCGCTCCGAGGTCCGCAACCACGCTCGCACCTCGGCCACGATGGCCGATCTGGTGGTCAGCAGCGCGCACCAGCTCGTCGCGGGCTCGGGGGTGGACGCGGACAAGATAGCTCAGGCCGTGGTCGGCACCCCCGGTGTGTACGACGCCGAGAAGCGGCGGGTGCGCTATGCGCAGCATCTGCCGGGCTGGGGCAGGCCGGGCCTGTTCGACCAGATGCGGGAGCGGCTCGGCATCCCGCTCGCGGTGCACAACGACGCCAACCTCGCAGCGCTCGGCGAGTACACCTTCGGCGTCGGCGCGGGCAGCAGGCTCTTCGTGTACGTGATGGTGGGCACCGGGCTCGGCATGGGCGTGGTCAGCGAGGGCCAGCTGTTCACCGGGGCGCACGGCGGCGCCGGGGAGATCGGGTTCCTGCCGTGGCCGGGCCGCCAGAAGCCGGACACGCTGGAGGGGGCGGTCTCCGGCGACGCGGTGGTGGAGGCCGCCCGCTCGCTCGGCATGGCGGGCCCGCTCACCGCGAAGGACGTCTTCGACGCGGCGCGGGCCGGAACTCGCCCCGCGGTCAAGGCCGTTCAGCTGGAGGGTGAGCGCCTCGCCCACACCGTCGCGGTGGTCGCGGCCGTCCTGGACCCCGACCTCGTGGTCCTCGGGGGCGGCGTCGGCCACAGCGCGGACCTGCTTCTGCGTACCGTGCGGGACACGCTGCGGGCGCTCACTCCGCTGCGTCCGAAGGTGGCGCCGAGTTCGCTCGGCGAGGACGCGGTGCTGCTCGGCGCGGTGGCCACGGCGCTCGGCACGGCACGTGACGTGGCCTTCGACCGGCGCTCCGCGCACTGA
- a CDS encoding glycoside hydrolase family 2 protein, which produces MFHRPAAVRRRTAAVAVLGLVLAFTAGTSSATPRTRPVPRPVTHVGSAPGSTTALAGYVIRSTAEVADSPAAVSSPGYPAAGWYAAGPRSTVLAALLAAGKYPDPFYSANQQKIPAADFAVPWWYRSDFTVADTNSRTYLDFSGVISAADVYVDGKQVAAKDTVTGAYTRHELDVTDLVRSGTNTVAFRIQPNNPDKDLTMGWIDWLQPPPDRNMGIVRDVTVRRGGPVALRDAHVVTALALPSLSSADLTVKAQARNDSAAPVTATVSGTVGQVSFSQDVTLAAHETKSVTFTPAFHPQLHLTAPRVWWPAGMGAQPMYDLALTATVSGSTSDRAHESFGIRDVKAPLNADGARQYSVNGRPLLIKGGGWSPDEFLRWDRTYVEDRLRYALDLGFNTIRLEGHIEPDEFFDLADRYGILTMPGWECCDKWEGQVNGSESGDKWTAADYPVAKASMAAEAARLRDHPSVVSFLIGSDFAPDKTIEKNYADALSAADWRTPVVSAASDNSAPINGSSGMKMTGPYDWVPPGYWYNKQEGGATGFNSETSAGPDIPTLDTLRRMLSPAELAALWQNPSAKQYHRSPSATFATLKLYDDALAGRYGTPTGLDDYVRKAQLAQYENVRAQFEAYGRNAKDASKPSTGVVYWMFNSGWTSLHWQLTDRYLDQGGAYFGAKKANEPLHIQYSYDNRAVTVVNNRTTAALGLTARVTLFTTDGTRRYDRTVTGLDIGPGGASTTALTVPASVSGLSPTYLAKLVLTDTGGREVSRNVYWLSTKPDVLDYAHTDWFHTPTTAYADLKGLSSMPRATVTATGTTAEGPDGTSTTTVTVRNTGSGTTPALLTDVHVVDAHGTPVLPVRWSDNQVSLWPGESATLTATYRTADLHGSAPRVRVSGWNTPTATIGLHSPAEALWKKGTPPGGDVP; this is translated from the coding sequence GTGTTCCACCGCCCTGCCGCCGTGCGCCGAAGGACCGCCGCCGTCGCGGTCCTCGGCCTGGTCCTCGCCTTCACCGCCGGCACCTCGTCGGCCACGCCCCGCACCCGCCCCGTACCCCGCCCGGTCACCCACGTCGGCTCCGCACCGGGCAGCACGACCGCGCTGGCCGGATACGTGATCCGGTCGACGGCCGAGGTCGCCGACTCCCCGGCCGCCGTGTCGAGCCCCGGCTACCCGGCAGCCGGCTGGTACGCCGCCGGCCCCCGCTCCACGGTGCTCGCCGCACTGCTCGCAGCCGGAAAGTACCCGGACCCCTTCTACTCGGCCAACCAGCAGAAGATCCCGGCGGCCGACTTCGCGGTCCCCTGGTGGTACCGCTCGGACTTCACCGTCGCCGACACCAACTCCCGTACGTACCTGGACTTCAGCGGGGTGATCTCGGCCGCCGACGTGTACGTCGACGGCAAGCAGGTGGCCGCCAAGGACACGGTCACCGGCGCGTACACGCGGCACGAGCTGGACGTGACCGACTTGGTGAGGTCCGGTACGAACACGGTCGCCTTCCGGATCCAGCCCAACAACCCGGACAAGGACCTCACGATGGGCTGGATCGACTGGTTGCAGCCACCGCCCGACCGGAACATGGGCATCGTCCGCGACGTGACGGTCAGGCGGGGCGGCCCCGTCGCGCTGCGCGACGCACATGTGGTGACGGCGCTCGCACTGCCGTCGCTCTCGTCCGCCGACCTGACCGTCAAGGCGCAGGCCCGCAACGACTCGGCGGCTCCGGTCACCGCGACCGTCTCGGGCACCGTCGGGCAGGTCTCGTTCAGCCAGGACGTCACACTCGCGGCACACGAGACGAAGTCCGTCACCTTCACCCCGGCGTTCCACCCCCAGCTCCACCTGACCGCACCGCGCGTGTGGTGGCCGGCCGGGATGGGCGCGCAGCCCATGTACGACCTCGCCCTCACGGCCACGGTGTCCGGCAGCACGTCCGACCGGGCGCACGAGTCGTTCGGCATCCGCGATGTGAAGGCCCCGCTCAACGCCGACGGCGCGCGCCAGTACTCGGTCAACGGGCGTCCACTGCTGATCAAGGGCGGCGGCTGGTCCCCCGACGAGTTCCTGCGCTGGGACCGCACCTACGTCGAGGACCGGCTCAGGTACGCACTCGACCTCGGCTTCAACACCATCAGGCTCGAAGGCCACATCGAGCCGGACGAGTTCTTCGACCTGGCCGACCGCTACGGCATCCTGACCATGCCGGGCTGGGAGTGCTGCGACAAGTGGGAGGGCCAGGTCAACGGCAGCGAGTCGGGCGACAAGTGGACCGCCGCCGACTACCCGGTGGCGAAGGCGTCCATGGCCGCGGAGGCGGCTCGGCTGCGCGACCACCCCAGCGTTGTCTCGTTCCTCATCGGCAGCGATTTCGCCCCCGACAAGACGATCGAGAAGAACTACGCCGACGCACTGAGCGCGGCCGACTGGCGGACCCCGGTGGTGAGCGCCGCATCCGACAACTCCGCCCCCATCAACGGCAGTTCGGGCATGAAAATGACGGGCCCCTACGACTGGGTGCCGCCGGGCTACTGGTACAACAAGCAGGAGGGCGGGGCCACCGGCTTCAATTCCGAGACCAGCGCGGGCCCCGACATCCCGACCCTGGACACCCTGCGCCGCATGCTGTCCCCGGCGGAGCTCGCCGCCCTGTGGCAGAACCCCTCGGCGAAGCAGTACCACCGCTCCCCCTCGGCCACGTTCGCCACACTCAAGCTGTACGACGACGCGCTGGCGGGCCGGTACGGCACCCCCACCGGCCTCGACGACTACGTACGCAAGGCACAGCTCGCCCAGTACGAGAACGTGCGGGCCCAGTTCGAGGCGTACGGTCGCAACGCGAAGGACGCCTCGAAGCCGTCGACGGGGGTCGTCTACTGGATGTTCAACAGCGGATGGACCTCCCTGCACTGGCAGTTGACGGACCGATACCTCGATCAGGGCGGCGCCTACTTCGGCGCGAAGAAGGCCAACGAGCCGCTGCACATCCAGTACTCCTACGACAACCGCGCCGTGACCGTCGTCAACAACCGGACCACCGCCGCCTTGGGACTCACCGCCCGGGTGACCCTCTTCACCACCGACGGCACGCGGAGGTACGACCGGACGGTGACGGGTCTCGACATCGGGCCCGGCGGCGCGAGCACCACCGCGCTGACCGTCCCGGCGTCGGTGAGCGGCCTGTCCCCCACGTATCTGGCGAAGCTGGTCCTCACCGACACCGGCGGCCGGGAGGTGAGCCGCAACGTGTACTGGCTCTCCACCAAACCCGACGTCCTGGACTACGCCCACACCGACTGGTTCCACACCCCGACCACGGCCTACGCCGACCTCAAGGGCCTCTCCTCGATGCCCAGGGCGACGGTGACCGCCACGGGGACGACCGCCGAGGGTCCGGACGGGACGTCCACGACGACGGTGACGGTACGGAACACCGGCTCGGGCACGACGCCCGCGCTCCTCACCGACGTCCACGTGGTGGACGCCCACGGCACGCCGGTTCTTCCGGTGCGGTGGTCGGACAACCAGGTGAGCCTGTGGCCCGGCGAGTCGGCGACCCTGACGGCGACGTACCGCACGGCGGACCTGCACGGCTCCGCGCCCCGGGTGCGGGTGTCGGGGTGGAACACCCCGACCGCCACGATTGGCCTCCACAGCCCGGCGGAGGCACTCTGGAAAAAGGGGACGCCCCCTGGAGGTGATGTGCCATGA
- a CDS encoding DUF1876 domain-containing protein has product MTTLVGWHVELEFSEEGNRTSAAALIRLADGSEIKGRGYALRHPADPEQLRVGEEIAGARALMGLASQLLQKAHTEIDEVSGKQSLPLTP; this is encoded by the coding sequence ATGACCACGCTCGTCGGATGGCATGTGGAGCTGGAGTTCTCCGAAGAGGGGAACCGCACCAGCGCGGCGGCCCTGATCCGGCTCGCCGACGGCTCCGAGATCAAGGGGCGCGGCTATGCCCTGCGCCACCCGGCCGACCCGGAGCAGCTGCGGGTCGGCGAAGAGATCGCCGGTGCGCGGGCGCTCATGGGTCTCGCGTCCCAGCTGTTGCAGAAGGCCCACACCGAGATCGACGAGGTCTCGGGCAAACAGTCGCTCCCGTTGACACCCTGA
- a CDS encoding APC family permease gives MSGTPPPDGGFVRRIGLFQATAINMSQMCGIGPFVTIPLMVAAFGGPQAVIGFVAGAILAFADGLIWAELGASLPGSGGSYVYLRQAFQYRTGRLMPFLFVWTAMLFIPLAMSTGVVGFVQYLGYLAPDLGQTPGDLIGLGIIALVVLLLWRGIENIARITAVMWVVMIASVALVIAAAATDFSPHLAFNYPASAFELTSGHFWVGFAAGLTIGIYDYLGYNTTAYMGAEIKDPGRTLPRSIIYSVLGIMVIYLLLQIGTLGVIDWKRMLDPNDIASTSVASAVLEKAWGKGAADVVTVLILVTAFASVFTGLLGGSRVPYDAARDRVFFRPYAKLHPRHRFPMVGLATMGVVTAVGFLIGRHTDLATLIQLLTTVMVIVQALAQILAVTVLRKRQPALRRPYRMWLYPLPSLIALAGWLVIYGYADKNSPGRHPIEWSLAWLALGCVAFFLWARVEKVWPFGPREIREEYLEDSATRTLPA, from the coding sequence GTGTCCGGAACCCCACCGCCGGACGGCGGTTTCGTCCGCCGGATCGGACTCTTCCAGGCCACCGCCATCAACATGAGCCAGATGTGCGGGATCGGCCCGTTCGTGACCATCCCGCTGATGGTCGCCGCCTTCGGCGGCCCACAGGCCGTCATCGGATTCGTCGCCGGCGCGATACTCGCCTTCGCCGACGGCCTGATCTGGGCCGAACTCGGCGCCTCGCTGCCCGGCTCCGGCGGCAGCTACGTCTATCTGCGCCAGGCCTTCCAGTACCGCACGGGCCGCCTCATGCCGTTCCTCTTCGTATGGACGGCGATGCTCTTCATCCCGCTGGCCATGTCCACCGGCGTCGTCGGATTCGTGCAGTACCTCGGCTACCTCGCCCCGGACCTCGGGCAGACCCCCGGCGACCTGATCGGGCTCGGCATCATCGCCCTCGTCGTCCTGCTGCTCTGGCGGGGCATCGAGAACATCGCCCGGATCACCGCCGTGATGTGGGTCGTCATGATCGCCTCCGTGGCCCTGGTGATCGCCGCCGCCGCCACCGACTTCAGCCCACACCTCGCCTTCAACTACCCGGCCAGCGCCTTCGAGTTGACGAGCGGTCACTTCTGGGTCGGCTTCGCCGCGGGCCTCACGATCGGCATCTACGACTACCTCGGCTACAACACCACCGCCTACATGGGCGCCGAGATCAAGGACCCCGGGCGCACCCTGCCGCGCTCCATCATCTACTCCGTCCTGGGCATCATGGTGATCTATCTGCTGCTCCAGATCGGCACCCTCGGCGTCATCGACTGGAAGCGGATGCTGGACCCCAACGACATCGCCTCCACCTCGGTCGCCTCCGCGGTCCTGGAGAAGGCCTGGGGCAAGGGTGCCGCCGACGTGGTGACCGTACTGATCCTGGTGACCGCGTTCGCCTCCGTCTTCACGGGGCTGCTCGGCGGCTCCCGCGTCCCCTACGACGCCGCCCGCGACAGGGTGTTCTTCCGCCCCTACGCCAAACTGCACCCCAGGCACCGCTTTCCCATGGTGGGCCTGGCCACCATGGGCGTCGTCACCGCCGTGGGCTTCCTGATCGGCCGGCACACCGATCTGGCCACCCTCATCCAGCTCCTCACCACGGTGATGGTCATCGTGCAGGCGCTCGCCCAGATCCTCGCGGTCACCGTGCTGCGCAAGCGCCAGCCCGCCCTGCGCCGCCCCTACCGGATGTGGCTCTACCCGCTGCCGAGCCTGATCGCGCTGGCGGGCTGGCTCGTCATCTACGGGTACGCCGACAAGAACTCGCCCGGCCGCCACCCCATCGAATGGTCGCTGGCCTGGCTGGCGCTCGGCTGTGTCGCCTTCTTCCTGTGGGCGCGGGTCGAGAAGGTCTGGCCGTTCGGGCCGCGCGAGATACGCGAGGAGTACCTGGAGGATTCGGCCACGCGGACGCTGCCTGCCTGA
- a CDS encoding SPFH domain-containing protein encodes MPMVVGVVAGLVLATIIVLIGLFKLMWRVAEPNEALIISGSKHRTEGLGEGMGFRIVTGRGTLVLPGVQAVRKLSLDLNETELSVDCVTQQGIPLRVRGVVIFKVGDDFVSIANAARRFLDQQKMMSERVHNVFAGHLRSIVGGLTVEDMIRDREKLTGQTRAACGTEMEKLGLIVDSLQIHEIEDPTGYIKNLAMPHAAAVQRDARIAQAEANLRATEAEQAAFAQMSEATRDSEILQAGYQAERDKAAASSRQAGPLADAAARQEVVVQETRVAELEAQRREQQLQADVRKPADAQAYEKRTLAEAERDARISAAQAKAKETELAAAAEATRVKTAAAAEAQATEAQGRAAATATRATGEAEAAATQAKGLAQAESAKAQGLAEAEAIKARAAALAENQEAVVAQQLAENWPQIVEAGASAFGNVEHMVLLNGAEGMSDMFAKALTMGGTGLGLARQLLASMNQGAEQTERPGTTANGRSPAVRSPLSKPIPITEEDSGGHK; translated from the coding sequence ATGCCGATGGTCGTCGGCGTCGTGGCGGGACTGGTTCTCGCCACCATCATCGTTCTGATCGGCCTGTTCAAACTGATGTGGCGGGTGGCCGAACCGAACGAGGCACTCATCATCTCCGGCTCCAAGCACCGGACCGAGGGCCTGGGTGAGGGCATGGGGTTCCGCATCGTCACCGGACGGGGAACCCTGGTGCTGCCGGGTGTGCAGGCGGTACGCAAGTTGTCGCTCGATCTCAACGAGACCGAGCTGTCCGTGGACTGCGTGACCCAGCAGGGCATTCCACTGCGGGTCCGCGGCGTCGTGATCTTCAAGGTGGGCGACGACTTCGTGTCGATCGCCAATGCCGCACGACGCTTCCTCGACCAGCAGAAGATGATGTCGGAGCGGGTGCACAACGTGTTCGCCGGTCATCTCCGTTCCATCGTGGGCGGGTTGACGGTCGAGGACATGATCCGGGACCGGGAGAAGCTCACCGGCCAGACCCGGGCCGCCTGCGGTACGGAGATGGAGAAGCTCGGGTTGATCGTCGACTCGCTACAGATCCACGAGATCGAGGACCCGACCGGATACATCAAGAACCTCGCCATGCCGCACGCCGCCGCGGTGCAGCGCGACGCCCGCATCGCGCAGGCGGAGGCGAACCTGCGGGCCACCGAGGCCGAACAGGCCGCGTTCGCGCAGATGTCGGAGGCCACCCGGGACAGCGAGATCCTCCAGGCCGGCTACCAGGCGGAGCGGGACAAGGCCGCGGCCAGCTCCCGGCAGGCCGGGCCGCTCGCGGACGCGGCCGCCCGGCAGGAGGTCGTGGTCCAGGAGACCCGGGTCGCCGAGCTGGAGGCACAGCGCCGCGAGCAGCAGCTCCAGGCGGATGTGCGCAAGCCCGCGGACGCCCAGGCTTACGAGAAGAGGACGCTGGCCGAGGCGGAGCGCGACGCGCGCATCTCGGCCGCGCAGGCCAAGGCGAAGGAGACCGAACTCGCGGCGGCCGCGGAGGCGACCCGGGTGAAGACGGCCGCGGCCGCCGAGGCCCAGGCCACCGAGGCCCAGGGTCGCGCGGCCGCGACGGCGACCCGGGCGACCGGTGAGGCCGAGGCGGCGGCGACGCAGGCCAAGGGGCTCGCCCAGGCCGAGTCGGCGAAGGCCCAGGGCCTGGCCGAGGCCGAGGCGATCAAGGCGCGTGCGGCGGCGCTCGCGGAGAACCAGGAAGCCGTCGTCGCCCAGCAACTCGCCGAGAACTGGCCGCAGATCGTGGAGGCGGGCGCTTCGGCGTTCGGCAATGTGGAGCACATGGTGCTGCTCAACGGCGCCGAGGGCATGTCGGACATGTTCGCGAAGGCGCTGACGATGGGTGGCACGGGTCTGGGCCTGGCCCGCCAGCTGCTGGCGTCGATGAACCAGGGCGCGGAGCAGACGGAGCGACCCGGCACTACCGCCAACGGGCGCTCCCCGGCGGTCCGTTCGCCGCTGTCGAAGCCGATTCCGATCACGGAGGAGGACAGCGGGGGCCACAAGTAG